From the genome of Halomonas sp. I5-271120, one region includes:
- the cysM gene encoding cysteine synthase CysM: protein MQFPTLEDVVGNTPLVRLKRIAAGRNNTLLAKLEGNNPAGSVKDRPALSMIAEAESRGEITPGDTLIEATSGNTGIALAMAAAMKGYRMVLIMPDNASSERKQAMAAFGAELIPVTQEQGMEGARDLAETMIARGEGKPLNQFANPDNPMAHYRTTGPELWRQTEGSITHFISSMGTTGTIMGVSRYLKEQNPEVQIIGLQPEDGASIAGIRRWPEAYLPSIFEPARVDQVIDIGQTEAEEHMRRLAREEGIFAGVSSGGALAGALKVAEEVENAVIAFIVCDRGDRYLSTGLYAPEQ from the coding sequence ATGCAATTTCCCACGCTCGAGGATGTGGTCGGCAACACCCCGCTGGTGCGCCTGAAGCGCATCGCTGCCGGACGCAACAACACGCTGCTGGCCAAGCTCGAGGGCAACAACCCGGCGGGATCGGTCAAGGACCGGCCGGCACTTTCGATGATCGCCGAGGCCGAGTCACGCGGCGAGATTACCCCCGGGGATACCCTGATCGAGGCCACGTCCGGCAATACCGGCATTGCGCTGGCCATGGCGGCCGCCATGAAGGGCTATCGCATGGTGCTGATCATGCCCGACAATGCCTCCAGCGAGCGCAAGCAGGCCATGGCGGCCTTCGGCGCCGAGCTTATCCCTGTGACTCAAGAGCAGGGCATGGAAGGCGCTCGGGACCTGGCCGAGACCATGATCGCTCGCGGTGAGGGCAAGCCCCTCAATCAGTTCGCCAACCCCGATAACCCCATGGCGCACTATCGCACCACTGGGCCAGAGCTGTGGCGCCAGACCGAGGGCAGCATTACCCACTTCATCAGCTCGATGGGTACCACCGGCACCATCATGGGCGTGTCTCGCTATCTCAAGGAGCAGAACCCCGAGGTGCAGATCATCGGCCTGCAGCCCGAGGACGGCGCCAGCATCGCCGGTATCCGCCGCTGGCCCGAGGCTTACCTGCCGAGCATCTTCGAGCCTGCGCGGGTCGATCAGGTGATCGATATCGGTCAGACCGAGGCCGAAGAGCATATGCGCCGCCTGGCGCGGGAAGAGGGCATCTTCGCTGGCGTTTCCTCCGGTGGTGCCCTGGCCGGTGCCCTGAAGGTCGCCGAAGAGGTCGAGAATGCGGTGATCGCCTTCATCGTCTGCGATCGCGGCGATCGCTACCTGTCCACCGGCCTCTATGCGCCGGAGCAATAA
- the rlmD gene encoding 23S rRNA (uracil(1939)-C(5))-methyltransferase RlmD, translated as MAMLGKRRTPKPAARKAPTPRRAQQTASDDRGVEIMRLAHDGRGVARDAAGKTLFVDRALPGERVEIAVHKSRQRFDEAHVREVLKAAPERVTPPCAHFGVCGGCDLQHQALEAQRHHKQQVLVEQLARQGLTLGDAPALLTSEGLGYRRRARLGVKVDAEGRIHLGFRARGSHHLIDMAACPVLVPALEALLAPLREQLASLDAPRQVGHLELIASDGGVCLVVRQLRAQPDDAQRWQAFAAAHELSLGWLLGRESPRLEWLTEVPDLHYGVMLAATERENAQEPARESVREPVRELVLGFAPGDFLQVNAEVNQRLVDTALEWLAPKSGERVLDCFAGVGNFSLALAAYTGMVTGVEGNPLMVERLAANARRNDLSGVSARQADLTREDQVRALLDETDWDLVVLDPPREGAEALSRQLATSRVSRILYVSCDPATLARDAAHLAAGGYRLVRSAVADMFAQTAHLEAVLLFEHPEIPASDVTPAQMPKE; from the coding sequence ATGGCGATGCTAGGCAAGCGTCGCACGCCAAAACCCGCTGCCAGGAAAGCACCGACGCCCCGCCGGGCTCAGCAGACGGCTTCCGACGACCGGGGCGTGGAGATTATGCGCCTCGCCCACGATGGCCGAGGCGTGGCGCGCGATGCGGCCGGAAAGACCCTGTTCGTCGATCGTGCCCTGCCCGGTGAACGGGTTGAAATAGCCGTTCACAAGAGCCGTCAGCGCTTTGATGAGGCGCATGTGCGGGAAGTGCTGAAGGCGGCGCCTGAGCGTGTGACGCCGCCCTGTGCGCATTTCGGCGTTTGCGGCGGCTGCGATCTACAGCACCAGGCTCTCGAGGCCCAGCGCCACCACAAGCAGCAGGTGCTGGTCGAGCAACTGGCACGTCAGGGGCTCACCTTGGGTGACGCACCGGCGCTGCTGACCTCCGAAGGGCTCGGCTACCGGCGGCGTGCACGGCTTGGCGTCAAGGTCGATGCCGAGGGCCGCATCCACCTGGGCTTTCGCGCCCGAGGTAGCCACCACCTGATCGACATGGCAGCGTGTCCGGTGCTGGTGCCGGCCCTCGAGGCCTTGCTGGCGCCGCTTCGCGAGCAGCTCGCGAGCCTCGATGCGCCGCGTCAGGTAGGGCATCTTGAGCTTATCGCAAGCGATGGAGGCGTCTGCCTGGTGGTGCGTCAGCTGCGCGCTCAGCCAGACGATGCACAGCGCTGGCAAGCCTTTGCCGCGGCCCACGAGCTATCGCTTGGCTGGCTGCTTGGCCGCGAGTCGCCGCGCCTTGAGTGGCTCACTGAGGTGCCCGACCTTCACTATGGGGTGATGCTGGCCGCAACTGAACGCGAGAACGCCCAGGAACCGGCGCGTGAATCTGTGCGTGAACCTGTGCGAGAGCTGGTACTCGGCTTTGCGCCGGGTGACTTCCTGCAGGTCAACGCCGAGGTCAACCAGCGCCTGGTCGACACGGCGCTTGAGTGGCTGGCGCCTAAATCCGGCGAGCGAGTGCTCGACTGCTTCGCCGGGGTGGGCAACTTCAGCCTGGCACTGGCCGCATACACCGGCATGGTGACCGGCGTGGAAGGCAACCCGCTGATGGTCGAGCGCCTGGCCGCCAATGCCCGGCGCAACGATCTTTCCGGGGTTAGCGCCCGCCAAGCGGACCTGACGCGTGAAGATCAGGTCCGCGCGCTACTCGATGAGACCGACTGGGATCTGGTGGTGCTGGACCCGCCCCGGGAAGGCGCAGAGGCCTTGTCGCGTCAGCTGGCCACGTCCCGGGTCTCACGGATTCTCTATGTCTCCTGTGATCCGGCGACCCTTGCCCGCGACGCGGCACACCTGGCCGCCGGTGGCTATCGACTGGTGCGCTCGGCGGTTGCCGACATGTTTGCGCAGACCGCCCACCTCGAGGCCGTTTTGCTGTTCGAGCACCCCGAAATTCCTGCGTCCGACGTGACGCCGGCGCAGATGCCAAAGGAGTGA
- the relA gene encoding GTP diphosphokinase, with translation MVKVRDDQPLTDDGAVDLDQWLARLGEESVLTDPARMREACELVRSLANEASQAQQFGLGNGSSYRMGLEMADILGELKLDQTALEAAVLYRSVRVKLISVEAVEKRFGQEVATLIEGVLHMAAISHQALPSQDMSQYSQQDNLRRMLVTMIDDVRVALIKIAERTCALRQVKETTRDKRLRVAREVFDIYAPLAHRLGIGHLKWELEDLSFRYLHEAEYKSIAKQLAEKRLDRTSYINDVVGTLKELLEAQNIHEYDVDGRAKHIYSIWRKMQRKHIDFSQVYDVRAVRILVPRVADCYTVLGIVHSRWHHVPNEFDDYIANPKKNGYQSLHTAVFGPENKVLEIQIRTFAMHEEAELGVCAHWRYKGHDTKAKSRSYEDKIAWLRQVLEWQEEVGGFGDLREGLSSDVAPDRIYVFTPDGHVIDLPRVATPIDFAYRVHTEIGHRCRGAKVNGRIVPLTYELKTGQQVEILTATKGGPSRDWLNPSVGFVRTSRARAKIQAWFKQQARGQNLEEGKALFDKEMKRLDVEDIDLTTLAQKVNYTTPEDMYAAIGAGDLRIGQVLHQAQQLFGEHDDQEQLDRLLAKPRREKPAAGDQGITVLGVGNLKTSMANCCHPVPGEHIVGFITQGRGVTVHRQDCPNILQLRLDEPKRIIEVEWGERAATRYPVDIEIEAWDRSGLLRDVTGVLGNDKVNVLSVNTQTDEIEGLAKMTITLEVDGLETLGRLFSRIQQLSNVLDVKRLRSGGKGKARGKGGRS, from the coding sequence ATGGTAAAGGTGCGTGATGACCAGCCGTTGACCGACGACGGCGCGGTGGACCTCGACCAATGGCTGGCTCGCCTCGGCGAGGAATCCGTGCTGACCGACCCAGCGCGGATGCGTGAAGCCTGTGAATTGGTGCGCAGCCTTGCCAACGAGGCCAGCCAGGCGCAGCAGTTTGGGCTTGGCAACGGGTCGAGCTATCGCATGGGCCTTGAAATGGCCGATATCCTCGGCGAACTCAAGCTCGATCAGACCGCTCTGGAAGCGGCCGTGCTGTATCGCTCGGTGCGCGTCAAGCTGATCTCGGTCGAGGCCGTCGAGAAGCGCTTCGGCCAGGAAGTCGCCACCCTGATCGAAGGCGTGCTGCACATGGCGGCGATCAGCCATCAGGCCCTGCCCAGTCAGGACATGTCCCAGTACAGCCAGCAGGACAACCTGCGGCGCATGCTGGTGACCATGATCGACGACGTGCGGGTCGCGTTGATCAAGATCGCCGAGCGCACCTGCGCCCTGCGTCAGGTCAAGGAGACCACCCGCGACAAGCGCCTGCGCGTGGCTCGCGAGGTGTTCGATATCTATGCCCCGCTGGCGCACCGGCTGGGCATCGGCCATCTCAAGTGGGAGCTCGAGGATCTGTCCTTTCGCTACCTCCACGAGGCCGAGTACAAGTCGATCGCCAAGCAACTGGCCGAGAAGCGTCTCGACCGCACAAGCTATATCAACGACGTCGTGGGTACGCTCAAGGAGCTGCTGGAAGCGCAGAACATCCACGAGTACGACGTCGATGGCCGTGCCAAGCACATCTATTCGATCTGGCGGAAGATGCAGCGCAAGCACATCGATTTCTCCCAGGTCTACGACGTGCGCGCCGTGCGCATCCTGGTGCCCCGGGTGGCCGACTGCTACACGGTGCTCGGCATCGTGCATTCTCGCTGGCACCACGTGCCCAACGAGTTCGACGACTACATCGCCAACCCCAAGAAGAACGGCTACCAGTCGCTGCATACCGCCGTGTTCGGCCCCGAGAACAAGGTGCTCGAGATCCAGATCCGCACCTTCGCCATGCACGAGGAAGCGGAGCTCGGCGTCTGTGCCCACTGGCGCTACAAAGGCCACGACACCAAGGCCAAGAGCCGCAGCTACGAAGACAAGATTGCCTGGCTGCGTCAGGTGCTCGAGTGGCAGGAGGAAGTCGGCGGCTTCGGCGACCTTCGCGAAGGGCTCTCGAGCGATGTGGCGCCGGATCGCATCTACGTCTTTACCCCCGATGGCCACGTGATCGACCTGCCACGGGTCGCCACGCCGATCGATTTCGCCTACCGGGTCCACACCGAGATTGGCCATCGCTGTCGCGGCGCCAAGGTTAACGGCCGCATCGTACCGCTGACCTACGAGCTCAAGACCGGCCAGCAGGTCGAGATATTGACCGCTACCAAGGGCGGCCCCAGCCGCGACTGGCTCAACCCGTCCGTGGGCTTCGTGCGTACCTCCCGGGCCCGGGCCAAGATTCAGGCCTGGTTCAAGCAGCAGGCGCGCGGCCAGAACCTCGAGGAGGGCAAGGCGCTCTTCGACAAGGAGATGAAGCGCCTCGACGTCGAGGATATCGATCTCACCACCCTCGCGCAGAAGGTCAACTACACCACGCCTGAGGACATGTATGCCGCCATCGGCGCCGGCGACCTGCGCATCGGCCAGGTGCTGCATCAGGCCCAGCAGCTGTTCGGCGAGCACGATGACCAGGAGCAGCTCGACCGGCTGCTGGCCAAGCCGCGCCGCGAGAAGCCGGCCGCCGGCGATCAGGGCATCACCGTGTTGGGGGTCGGCAATCTCAAGACCAGCATGGCCAACTGCTGTCATCCGGTGCCCGGCGAACATATCGTGGGATTCATCACCCAGGGCCGCGGCGTCACCGTGCACCGCCAGGACTGCCCCAACATTCTTCAGCTGCGCCTGGACGAGCCCAAGCGCATCATCGAGGTCGAGTGGGGCGAACGGGCCGCGACCCGCTACCCGGTGGATATCGAGATCGAAGCCTGGGACCGCTCGGGCCTCTTGCGCGACGTCACCGGCGTACTGGGCAACGACAAGGTCAACGTGCTCTCCGTGAACACCCAGACCGATGAGATCGAGGGCCTGGCCAAGATGACCATCACTCTCGAAGTCGATGGCCTGGAGACCCTGGGGCGGCTGTTCTCGCGCATCCAGCAGCTCTCCAACGTGCTCGACGTCAAGCGACTGAGAAGCGGCGGCAAGGGCAAGGCTCGCGGCAAGGGAGGGCGCTCATGA
- the mazG gene encoding nucleoside triphosphate pyrophosphohydrolase, with amino-acid sequence MSERHSLDDLLTLMSVLRDADQGCPWDLKQDWDSIVPHTLEEAYEVADAIERRAFDELPGELGDLLFQVVYYSQFGHEEGRFDFHDVVHVLTAKMLRRHPHVFPDGTLSSRRDGERAAEVETRQVHSRWEALKAEERAERARHDAKAVSVLDDVPRSLPALSRAAKLSKRAARVGFDWPDHRGVLAKIREELDEVEEALAEGDHEHAGEEVGDLLFAVVNLARTLKTDPEQRLRGTNAKFERRFRHVESALAAEGKAPGQTALEDMETHWQDAKAREKQGEMPS; translated from the coding sequence ATGAGCGAGCGCCACAGCCTCGATGACCTGCTGACGCTGATGTCGGTGCTGCGCGATGCCGACCAGGGCTGCCCCTGGGATCTCAAGCAGGACTGGGACTCGATCGTGCCGCACACCCTCGAGGAAGCCTATGAGGTCGCCGACGCCATCGAGCGCCGCGCCTTCGATGAACTGCCCGGCGAGCTTGGCGATCTGTTGTTCCAGGTGGTCTATTACAGCCAGTTCGGCCATGAAGAAGGGCGGTTCGACTTTCATGACGTGGTGCATGTGCTGACCGCCAAGATGCTGCGCCGCCATCCCCATGTCTTTCCCGACGGCACCCTGAGTTCGCGTCGCGACGGCGAGCGTGCCGCCGAGGTCGAGACCCGGCAGGTGCATTCCCGCTGGGAGGCCCTCAAGGCCGAGGAGCGCGCCGAGCGAGCACGTCATGATGCCAAGGCCGTTTCGGTGCTCGATGACGTGCCGCGCAGCCTGCCGGCGCTGTCCCGGGCCGCCAAACTCTCCAAGCGTGCCGCGCGGGTCGGTTTCGACTGGCCCGATCATCGCGGCGTGCTGGCCAAGATCCGCGAGGAACTCGACGAGGTCGAGGAGGCGCTGGCCGAGGGCGACCACGAGCATGCCGGCGAGGAAGTCGGCGACCTGCTGTTCGCGGTGGTCAATCTCGCCCGCACCTTGAAGACCGATCCCGAGCAGCGCCTGCGCGGCACCAACGCCAAGTTCGAGCGGCGCTTTCGTCACGTGGAGTCGGCCTTGGCCGCCGAGGGCAAGGCGCCCGGCCAGACCGCACTCGAGGACATGGAAACGCACTGGCAGGACGCCAAGGCGCGTGAAAAACAGGGCGAGATGCCGAGCTGA
- the ppc gene encoding phosphoenolpyruvate carboxylase, with translation MSSDLHESLRDNVRVLGDSLGRTIADDLGEGFVDKIESIRGLAKRGRQGDPEGRRELIEYLRRLPDRDLLPVTRAFNQFLNLANIAEQHYRARFRRVEDYKPGSQPELGDLIARARKAGHSPRELVESLASMRVELVLTAHPTEVIRRTLIQKYDAIDDCLTGLESTVDSPEKLTRVHGRLEELISQAWHTDEIRHERPTPVDEAKWGFAVIENSLWQAVPDFHRDLDSLLLDAAGERLPLDAAPLRFASWMGGDRDGNPNVTAKVTREVLLLGRWMAADLYLRDLDQLKAELSMWKANSALRAEVGDATEPYRELLKRLTTKVEATRDWAKAGLDGEPHEGGPIIEHRDQLYAPLLSCYRSLCDVGLDTIANGVLLDTLRRVAVFGVTLTKLDLRQESSRHTQVFDELTDYLGLGHYQDWDEEKRQDFLLGELTSRRPLIPRRWECSGETREVIDTFRVIASEQREALGTYIISMAGQPSDVLAVALLMKEVGGDVALPIAPLFETLDDLNRAGDVIDRLLALPGYRRLAGDEQEVMIGYSDSAKDAGQLAAAWAQYRAQETLVEVCKRHGVDLTLFHGRGGTVGRGGGPAHAAILSQPPGSVNGSLRVTEQGEMIRFKFGQPDIALRSMEIYACAVLEATLLPPPAPEPAWREEMDHLAAVAHKAYVGVVRENPDFVPYFRAVTPEGSLGRLPLGSRPTKRRQDGGVETLRAIPWIFAWTQTRLMLPAWLGSGEAFAQRLAEPGGLERLQEMRSRWPFFGTYLDMLEMLSAKADIDIAAYYERRLVDEPGLLELGGELRGRFTKLQAALLDILDQRELLENTPLIHQAIEVRNPYIDPLHGLQAELLQRNRDADGAISPALTRALMVTMAGISAGLRNTG, from the coding sequence GTGAGCAGCGATCTGCATGAATCTTTGCGAGACAATGTTCGCGTGCTGGGCGATAGCCTGGGGCGAACCATCGCCGATGACCTGGGTGAGGGCTTCGTCGACAAGATCGAGTCCATCCGTGGCCTGGCCAAGCGCGGCCGGCAGGGCGATCCCGAAGGGCGCCGTGAGCTGATCGAGTACCTGCGCCGGCTGCCGGATCGCGATCTCTTGCCGGTCACCCGGGCCTTCAACCAGTTCCTCAACCTCGCCAACATCGCCGAACAGCACTACCGGGCGCGCTTTCGTCGCGTCGAGGACTACAAGCCGGGCTCCCAGCCCGAGCTTGGCGACCTGATCGCCCGGGCGCGCAAGGCCGGTCATTCGCCTCGCGAGCTGGTCGAGTCGCTGGCCAGCATGCGGGTCGAGCTGGTGCTGACCGCCCATCCCACCGAGGTCATTCGCCGCACCCTGATCCAGAAATACGACGCTATCGATGACTGCCTGACTGGGCTCGAGTCGACCGTCGACTCCCCCGAGAAACTGACCCGGGTCCATGGCCGGCTGGAAGAGCTGATCAGCCAGGCCTGGCATACCGACGAGATCCGCCACGAGCGTCCTACTCCGGTCGACGAGGCCAAGTGGGGCTTCGCGGTGATCGAGAACTCGCTGTGGCAGGCGGTGCCCGATTTCCATCGCGACCTCGACAGCCTGTTGCTCGACGCCGCCGGCGAGCGTCTGCCGCTGGATGCCGCGCCGCTGCGCTTCGCCTCCTGGATGGGTGGCGACCGCGACGGCAATCCCAACGTGACCGCCAAGGTCACCCGTGAGGTCCTGCTGCTGGGCCGCTGGATGGCCGCGGATCTGTACCTGCGCGATCTCGACCAGCTCAAGGCCGAGCTATCGATGTGGAAAGCTAACAGTGCCCTGCGCGCCGAGGTCGGTGATGCCACGGAACCCTATCGGGAACTGCTCAAGCGCCTCACCACCAAGGTCGAGGCCACCCGCGACTGGGCCAAGGCCGGCCTCGACGGCGAGCCCCACGAAGGCGGGCCGATCATCGAGCACCGTGACCAGCTCTATGCGCCGCTGCTGTCCTGCTACCGCTCGCTGTGCGATGTCGGCCTGGATACCATCGCCAACGGCGTACTGCTCGACACCCTGCGCCGTGTCGCCGTATTCGGCGTCACCCTGACCAAGCTCGACTTGCGCCAGGAGTCGTCGCGCCATACCCAGGTATTCGACGAGCTGACCGACTATCTGGGCCTTGGCCACTACCAGGACTGGGATGAGGAGAAGCGCCAGGATTTCCTGCTCGGCGAGCTCACCTCCCGTCGCCCGCTGATTCCGCGTCGCTGGGAATGCTCCGGCGAGACCCGCGAAGTTATCGATACCTTCCGAGTGATCGCCTCCGAGCAGCGCGAGGCGCTCGGCACTTACATCATTTCCATGGCCGGCCAGCCGTCTGACGTGTTGGCGGTGGCGCTGTTGATGAAGGAGGTCGGCGGCGACGTGGCGCTGCCCATCGCGCCGCTGTTCGAGACCCTGGATGACCTGAACCGGGCCGGCGACGTCATCGACCGGCTGCTGGCGCTGCCGGGCTATCGTCGCCTGGCCGGCGACGAGCAGGAAGTGATGATCGGCTACTCCGACTCGGCCAAGGACGCCGGCCAGCTGGCCGCCGCCTGGGCCCAGTACCGGGCGCAGGAGACCCTGGTCGAGGTCTGCAAGCGCCATGGGGTGGATCTGACGCTGTTCCATGGTCGTGGCGGCACCGTGGGTCGCGGGGGTGGTCCGGCGCACGCGGCGATTCTTTCCCAGCCGCCGGGCTCGGTGAACGGCAGTCTCAGGGTCACCGAACAGGGGGAGATGATCCGCTTCAAGTTTGGTCAGCCGGACATTGCCCTGCGCTCGATGGAGATCTATGCCTGCGCGGTGCTGGAAGCGACGTTGCTGCCGCCGCCGGCCCCCGAGCCGGCCTGGCGGGAGGAGATGGATCACCTCGCCGCGGTGGCGCACAAGGCCTATGTGGGCGTGGTGCGCGAGAACCCGGATTTCGTGCCCTATTTCCGCGCGGTGACGCCGGAAGGGTCCTTGGGGCGGCTTCCGCTGGGTTCCCGACCCACCAAGCGCCGCCAGGACGGTGGCGTCGAGACCCTGCGTGCGATCCCCTGGATCTTCGCCTGGACCCAGACCCGCCTGATGCTGCCGGCCTGGCTAGGCAGCGGCGAGGCCTTCGCCCAGCGCCTGGCCGAGCCCGGGGGCCTTGAGCGATTGCAGGAAATGCGCAGCCGCTGGCCCTTCTTCGGCACCTATCTAGACATGCTGGAGATGCTGTCCGCCAAGGCCGATATCGACATCGCCGCCTACTACGAGAGGCGCCTGGTTGACGAGCCGGGGCTGCTGGAACTGGGCGGTGAGCTGCGCGGGCGCTTTACGAAGCTGCAGGCGGCGCTGCTTGATATCCTCGACCAGCGGGAGCTTCTGGAGAACACGCCGCTGATTCACCAGGCCATCGAGGTGCGTAATCCCTATATCGACCCGCTGCATGGCCTGCAGGCCGAGCTTCTGCAGCGTAACCGGGATGCCGATGGCGCCATCAGCCCGGCGCTGACTCGCGCGCTGATGGTGACCATGGCCGGCATCTCTGCGGGGCTTCGCAACACCGGGTAA
- the fadB gene encoding fatty acid oxidation complex subunit alpha FadB — translation MIYQGNAISVASDTNNGGEPIATLTFDLKDESVNKLSSAVVAELGEAVEAIAATQGLSGLVITSAKDAFIVGADITEFHGLFEKGEDYLVEMNQQVHAIFNAIEDLPFPTVTAINGLALGGGFEVTLTTDFRVMADTAKIGLPETKLGILPGWGGCVRLPRLIGADNAIEWIAGGTENRADAALKVGAVDAVVPGERLEAAALDILVRANAGELDYQARRDEKTSPLKLDAIEQMMVFETAKGYVAGKAGPHYPAPIEAIKVIQKGAGEGRERCQAIEAKAFAKLALTDVCYNLVGLFINDQVVKKKGSQYAKQAQPVNQTAVLGAGIMGGGIAYQSASKGTPILMKDIKDDAIELGLKEARKLFTKQVERGKLTTETMAEKLTNIRPTLSYGDFGHVDLVVEAVVENPKVKDGVLTEVEGQVGEDTILASNTSTISITRLAENLKRPENFCGMHFFNPVHRMPLVEVIRGEKTSDAAVAATVSYARAMGKTPIVVNDCPGFLVNRVLFPYFGGFSLLVEQGADFRRVDKVMEKFGWPMGPAYLLDVVGMDTAVHANAVMAEGFPDRMAREEKTAIQAMFEADRLGQKNAKGFYAYEEDKKGKPKKVDDDAALSLVKGLAKGSQDFSDEEIIARMMVPLCLETVRCLEDNIVATPAEADMALIYGIGFPPFRGGALRYIDAMGLDAFVAQAERLAEELGPLYAPTDKLRAMAKAGERFYSDAGKA, via the coding sequence ATGATCTATCAAGGCAACGCCATTTCGGTGGCGAGCGATACCAATAACGGGGGCGAGCCCATCGCCACGCTCACCTTCGACTTGAAGGATGAGTCGGTCAACAAGCTATCCAGCGCGGTAGTGGCAGAGCTTGGCGAGGCGGTCGAGGCCATCGCCGCGACCCAGGGCCTGAGCGGCCTGGTGATCACCAGTGCCAAGGACGCCTTCATCGTTGGCGCCGACATCACCGAGTTTCATGGCCTGTTCGAGAAGGGTGAGGACTATCTGGTCGAGATGAACCAGCAAGTGCACGCCATCTTCAACGCCATCGAAGACCTGCCGTTTCCCACCGTCACCGCCATCAATGGCCTGGCACTGGGCGGCGGTTTCGAAGTCACGCTGACCACCGACTTCCGCGTCATGGCCGACACCGCCAAGATCGGCCTGCCCGAAACCAAGCTCGGCATCCTGCCCGGCTGGGGCGGATGCGTGCGCCTGCCGCGGCTGATCGGCGCCGATAACGCCATCGAGTGGATCGCCGGCGGCACCGAGAACCGCGCCGACGCCGCCCTCAAGGTCGGCGCCGTGGATGCGGTGGTGCCCGGTGAGCGCCTCGAGGCCGCCGCCCTGGACATCCTGGTCCGTGCCAATGCCGGCGAGCTCGATTACCAGGCCCGCCGCGACGAGAAGACCTCGCCGCTCAAGCTCGACGCCATCGAGCAGATGATGGTCTTCGAGACCGCCAAAGGCTATGTGGCCGGCAAGGCGGGCCCGCACTATCCGGCACCCATCGAGGCCATCAAGGTGATCCAGAAGGGCGCCGGTGAAGGGCGTGAGCGCTGCCAGGCCATCGAGGCCAAGGCTTTCGCCAAGCTGGCGCTGACCGATGTCTGCTACAACCTGGTCGGGCTGTTCATCAACGATCAGGTGGTCAAGAAGAAGGGCAGCCAGTACGCCAAGCAGGCGCAACCGGTCAACCAGACCGCCGTGCTGGGCGCCGGCATCATGGGCGGCGGCATCGCCTACCAGAGCGCTTCGAAGGGCACGCCGATCCTGATGAAAGACATCAAGGACGACGCCATTGAGCTTGGTCTCAAGGAAGCGCGCAAGCTGTTCACCAAGCAGGTCGAGCGCGGCAAGCTGACCACCGAGACGATGGCCGAAAAGCTCACCAACATTCGCCCGACCCTTTCCTATGGCGATTTTGGTCACGTCGACCTGGTGGTCGAGGCGGTGGTCGAGAACCCCAAGGTCAAGGACGGCGTGCTCACAGAGGTGGAAGGGCAGGTCGGCGAGGACACCATTCTCGCCTCCAATACCTCGACCATCTCCATCACCCGCCTGGCCGAGAACCTCAAGCGGCCCGAGAACTTCTGCGGCATGCACTTCTTCAATCCGGTGCACCGCATGCCGCTGGTAGAGGTGATCCGCGGCGAGAAGACCAGCGATGCGGCCGTGGCCGCCACCGTGTCCTACGCCCGCGCCATGGGCAAGACACCGATCGTGGTCAACGACTGCCCGGGCTTCCTGGTCAACCGCGTGCTCTTCCCCTATTTCGGCGGCTTCAGCCTGCTGGTCGAGCAGGGCGCCGACTTCCGCCGGGTCGACAAGGTCATGGAGAAGTTCGGCTGGCCGATGGGCCCCGCCTACCTGCTCGACGTAGTGGGCATGGACACCGCCGTGCACGCCAATGCCGTGATGGCCGAAGGCTTCCCGGATCGCATGGCACGCGAAGAAAAAACGGCTATTCAGGCGATGTTCGAGGCTGACCGTCTGGGCCAGAAGAACGCCAAGGGCTTCTATGCCTACGAGGAAGACAAGAAGGGCAAGCCGAAGAAGGTCGATGACGATGCAGCGCTTTCCCTTGTCAAGGGTCTCGCTAAGGGAAGCCAGGACTTCTCCGACGAGGAGATTATCGCGCGCATGATGGTCCCGCTGTGCCTGGAGACCGTGCGCTGCCTGGAAGACAACATCGTTGCCACCCCGGCCGAGGCTGACATGGCGCTGATCTACGGCATCGGCTTCCCGCCGTTCCGCGGCGGCGCGCTGCGCTATATCGACGCCATGGGCCTTGATGCCTTCGTCGCCCAGGCCGAGCGTCTGGCCGAGGAACTGGGGCCGCTCTATGCCCCCACCGACAAACTGCGCGCCATGGCCAAGGCCGGCGAGCGCTTCTATTCCGATGCCGGGAAGGCCTGA